The genomic window GTTATGGGGGTCCTCTTATAATGCTCCCCTAGAAAGGCACTAATGCCTGACTGTTGAATTCTTAACCACCAATTAGTGTATGACAACCTGGGCTGCCTTCCTCCCGGTTGTGGGGGAGCAATTACTACTTCTCAAAgcaatctctttttatttatttatttatttatttatttacttattttttgagacggagtctcactctgttgcccaggctggagggcagtggtgtgatctcagctcactgcaacctccgcttcccaggttcaagcgattctcctgcctcagcctcctgagtagctgggattacaggtgcctgccaccacacccagctaatttttgtatttttagtagagacagggtttcaccatattggtcaggctggtctcgaactcctaaccttgtgatccacccgccttggcctcccaaagtgctgggattacaggcatgagccaccgtgcctggcaaagcAATCTCTCATTAGCTAACTTGGTAAGGTTCTACTACTAGCTAACATATCTTCAGTGCTTATTCTATGTCAAGCACTGTGCCCATGCCCTTAATCCGTCTACTATACTGACTTACAGATGTCCCATTggacaaataaggaaacagaatCAAAGAGATTAAAGTACTTAGCTTAACAGTGACCAGCTTAGTACTAGAATccagggtttctttcttttttttttttttttttttttttgagacggagttttgctcttgttgcccaggctgaagtacaatggctcaatcttggctcaccccaaactccgcctcctgggttcaagcgattctcctgtctcagcctcccgagtagctgggattacaggcatgcgctaccacacccggctaattttgtatttttagtagagacagggcttctccgtgttggtcaggctggtctcgaactcccgaccacaggtgatccacccacctgggcctcccaaagtgctgggattacaggcgtgagccactgcgcccgtatGAATCCAGGGTTTCTGATTGCCTATCTAGTCCTTGCAGCCCTGGGGTGGGTCTTGGTTTGTGGGGAGGAGGAGTAGGGAGGAAGGAGTCCAAAGGAGAAAGGCAGTGGGCCCCTCCCTAGTTGTACTCACCATGCGTTGGCGCCTCTGCCTTCTTCGAAGTCGTATGAATTCTTTATGCTGACGAGAAACAAAATTGACAGCGGCATACTCCAGCAAGGCAGCGAACACAAAGAGCAGACACACAGCCATCCAGATGTCGATTGCCTTCACGTAGGACACCTACAACATCCAGCGACAGACCTATCAACCTTCTTGGAGTCCTTCCGTGGCCTACTGAGTGGATTTTCAATCCCTATCGATTGCCTGCTCTTTTTGAGCTTTATCCTGAATTTCTTCTGGTGTTTAAAGAAGCTTTCCACGACATATCCCATTGTCTGAAAGCCCAGATGGAAAAGATCGGACTGCCCATCGTACTCCACCTCTTCACACTCTCCACCCTCTACTTCTACAAGATTTTCCTTCCTAcagttctttccctttctttctttattcttcctatacttctgcttctgctttttattattgtcttcattCTGATCTTCTTCTGATTCTTTTGTTTCAATAAACAGCAATGAGCATGAGCACTGCATTTGTCTTCCCTCTGTTATCTCCTAGGGTCCTCACAGCCTTAGTGGTAATTGGTCAGGCAGGGTTCACAATTCCGATGTGAGACACATGAGGACACTTAAGGCCCAGAGCAGATGGTCTTAGCCAAGATTACCCAGTGAGAAGGTGGCACTAGGACCTGAGGGTTCTGGGCTTTCAATTTAGTGGCATTGCCATTTACTTAGGCTGCGGTCTCACTGACAGACTAGgagttccttcctttctctcctccaccCCTATTCTTCCCTTGGTCCTGTGGTTTTCCTTGTTGCTCTTTTGGAAAGGCTCTGCTGATGAATTTAGCTCAGTAGTGAGCTGGGGCCTCATCTCTCACCCTGGAGAGAACAGGGCAGGGATACTGAGGGAACACCACCCACCCCTTTAAGGATGCTTTGCTAGTTGCAAGGTGTGGTTGGCACCCACCTATCCAGTCCCTTGTACTCTCCTCTCACTACTTTCCTTGGCAGCCTCTAAGTACTTTTGTCTCCCACTTTCTGGCCTCTTCCAGGCATTGCAGCTGGATGGGGCCAGGAGTGGGGGACAGAGCTCAGGTTTAGACCTTTTCAACTCCTCAACCAAATTACCTGCTACTTAGTTTTGAGCTGCTGAGCTCGCCACATAGGGCACCCCTGCAAGAACAGAATTTCAGACAGGCCACTTCTTTCATCAGCCGCTGCTATGATGGGAAGTGAGGGTGCTGCAGACCCCAGGTAAGGAGCAAGTTTCACTGGATAAATAAATCCTCTGCTTCAGTGATTCTTAACTGGGGACAACTCCTCCCCACACCGAGGACATTGGGTaatatttggagacatttttggtggcGCAATTTTGCGGGAGGTGGTGGCTACAGGCATCTAATGGGtgcaggccagggatgctgctaaacactcTACAGTACACAGCTCCCTGCCTGGCCTTCAACACacagacatgtacacacacagacacacatacagacacatacagacacacacagacacacacacacacacacacacatgcacgcacacaacaaagaattatctggccccgaATGGCAAGAGTGCTAAGCGTGAAAAACCCTGCTCTAACTCTTTTAGGGCAATGTCACTGAGATGGTGGCAGTGGGTTACTAGGCAACCCTGATGAAGCATCCCTTGGTGTCTCCACTTTGCCACTTACTAAGAGGGCATCCTATTTCATTCACCATCCCTCAGTCCCACAGTGCTCCCAAGGATATCAAATACCTGCTATCAAGATCAATAATGAGGTAATTACCCATTATTATAAAGAGATGGCCATGAAGGTCCTTAGACCATCAAAGAAAAAGACACTTTAAGCACTGGGAAGAAAGTCCTGTTAATGATGAGTGTGTCAATAATACATCTTAAaaatctcggccgggcgcggtggctcatgcctgtaatcccagcaccttgggagtccaagaggcagatcacttgagcccaggggttcgagatcagcctggccaacatagccaaaccctgtctctactaaaaacaaaaaattagctgggtgtgatggcgcatgcttgtaatcccagctactagggaggctgaggtgagagaattgcttgaacctgggaggcagaggttgcagtgagctgagatcatgccactgcactccagcctgggtgacagagcaagactctgtctaaaaaaaacaaaacaaaacataacaaaaaaacaaaaacaaaaactcaggaaTCTGTCCACTCACTATCCTAGCACATGTGAAGGGTTGCAAGTTTTCTGAATGGTCTCCTTGCATCTACTCTTGCCACCTCCAATCTGTTCTCCAAACAGCAGCCAGAgttgttttcaaaatgtaaatctgaTTATACCACTCCCCTTTATGATCCTTCAGTGGTTCCCCATTACCCTTACGATACAGTCTTTGCTCCCCTTATCATGATACCTAGCCTTTGCCTACCTGTTCAGTTTGATCACACCCCTTGTAATCTGCTGTGGTGAACTATTTCAGTAGTTTCCCAAAGGGCCAATCTCCTCTAACGTTTCTCTCATTTACCTGGATAACTTTTACTTATCCTTCAGCTCTCACTTTAGATACCACATCCCCTGGGAAGCCTTCCCTAATCATCCCAGTCTGTGTTGGTTGTCCTGCTGTATGTGCTCAGTTTACCTACAACTTCTTAGCATCCATCACATACCTGGCCATTCCctccactagactgtgagctcttcAATGGCACGAACTGTTTCTATCTTGATCCCTGTTCTGCTTCCAATGCCTAGCTGAGTTTCTGACCTATAGTAAACAttgttttgaatgaatgaacagatagaTGGTTTAGCAACATGTGATGTGTATATCTGCTGGCTTCTGCTTGCTCTCTACCCTCCTTACCACTACCTGCCCCAATAGCTGTAGGCCATTTAGATGATAGGATCTAGATAGAAGTGGCTCCTTCCCTGCTGCAACTTTAGGTCTAATCTCCTAGCCTCTGGAATAAACTTCCATTTAGTCCTTCCATTCTGCTTTGAGCTCCCTGCAGTTGAGGGGATCAAAGTCCTGGCAAAGAGAGGGTAATCAGTGCCTTTGGTGGCACCATAAAGGCAAAGTAACAGTTGTTTCCTGGGAACATGAGGAATGGCCACTCCAACCGAGTTCCCTTACAAAGTAAGCCTCTACCACTCTCATTCTGGACACTAGAGTTGTATTAGGGGTGTGAGATTGGTGTGGCTTTTGGAAGCCCCTGGCCTGAACTCATGGGCCCCCACCAAACTTAATGTTGCACCAACTCAAGAGTGAGCAGACAGTCCCTGGCTTACTGAGTCCCTTGCTCTGAGGGGCTGGCTAATGAGGCTATTTAGTTCAGGGTGCAGGCCTGGATATTTTGCTTACTGGCCAATGAGGCCATAAAGAAGTCATTAAAATCTGACAAGAAGGTACCAAATGCTGCAAACAACCCTCcaacaaagacttttttttccaaataaggaaactgagtgaTTCCTGGGAGCAGATGGATTATGTTCACTCACAGGAGGGAACCAGAAAAGGAAGTTCTCTTGGCAAGAATAAGGCATAAATTGCAGTACCTCCCTGCTTTAGAGATGAATCACCTTGCATGGCAGAGGCAATAAACTAGGGCAGGTTCTTAGGTCTGAACTACTTTTCAGCTTCTGGTCTCCTTACAGCATCATTATCAAAACACGACCATCACAGCCTGGTCTGGCCGTGTAGCCCTTGCCTAAGTCCAGCCTGCCTCTCAGAGCCTTGTATATATCCTTGTCCATCTAGGAAACACATTTACAGAAAATGATCTCTAACAATGTTTCCTGGGACATGTGATTCTGATCTGAGTTTTGTCACCATTTATCCCTATAGGGCTTTGGATCACCTCAAAGGGTTTCTGACAACTCAAAAATAATTAGGGACAAAACCAGCTGCTTTAGCCCCAGATTCATCACTCAGTTTTTTCAACCTTGACACCTGATAATTATaacaatagttaacatttattgagcagttattatgtgccaaacactgtcaTGTGTGTTAATACATTATATTTTGCAATAACCCTATGGAAGtggtaatattcttttttttttctctcgagacagagtcttgctctgttgcccaggctggagtgcagtggtgctatctcggcccactgcaacctccgcctcccagattcaagcaattcttctgtctcagcctcccgagagctgggattataggcacacgccaccatacccagctaatttttttgtattcttagtagtgatggggtttcaccatgttggccaggctggtctcgaactcttggcctcttgatctgcctgccttggcctcccaaagtgctgggatcacaggcgtgagccactgcacccagctggaacTGGTAATATTCTTATTCCCATGTTACAGGCAAGATGATTGAGAGGTTAAGGAATTTACCTAAGGTAAATTATTAGTAGATGATGAGCCTGGGAGACAAACCCAAATCTGTCTGACCCCAATCTCCAACTCCTAATCACTAGCCCCCCAACCTCCGCCATGTAGCAAATTCATAAATTCACCATGGATGTCTGAAATTACCTGCTGCGTAAGCCCCCAGTAAAAAGTCTTCTTAGGAACAAGCACTGAGAGATGGGAGATCATAGGGCCTGGTTCCCAACAAATCAGTGCAAGAGGGAATATGTTCATTTTAAGATCCACAAGGGATTGTGTTGCTTTCGCTTCCTGTTATTTCTCCATGACAAAGTTCAGTGGCTGGTACatagtacatgctcaataaatatttattgaatgaataaatggcctTGTTCCCTGATTTGTTCAGAGCCTTGCTGACTCTAAGGACTTTGAGGTGACCTCTAAATTCCCTACATGAAGACATGAGGCAGGGAGAATCTGTGCCCAGTCCCATCAGCACAAATCTTCCTGCGTAATCAAAACACCACCGGGCCCAGACAACTGGAGTCCACTGACTTTAATTGCTATTTTctacctcaattttctcatcccAAAAGAATGGATACTGTCTCTAGAGCGCTTTGTGATAGTTTCTAATTTCTGATACAGTAAGATGACAGAAATTGGTTCAAAACTCTGATATTCTTTTGGTTGTTTCTTATAAGGCATGATCTTAAGAAGGTTATTTTACCACTCTGGGCTGTATTCTCCTCATCTGTATTACGAGGGAGTAGGGCTTTCTACTTGCTGAGGATCTTTTGACCTAGGACATGCTAGTATTTCCTGAAGAGAGTCAAAGTAAGGCACTGCCTCTCCTCATTCCCTAGCCAGATAGTATCCCTAACCCCAGCCTCCACATTGTCAACAATGTTATTAGCAGTATATTACAGGGAGAGAGAATGCAGGACACCAGCTTTTGCCCAGTGGTCTTTTCAACCTTAAATCCAAGGTAAATGGTGAGCAGGAGGGCACACTGGGATGAATGGGAAATGGGGTACTCTACGGCAAGCAAGTTCCCTTGCATGTCTCTTCACCTTAGGCAAAGAGGCCCGGGAGCCAGAGCTCTGGGTGGTCATGGTGAGCACGGTGGTGATGCCCAGGCCCACACGGGCAGGGGCGGCATCCATGTTGATCCAGAAGGAGACCCAGGACAGGATGACGATGAGTAGGCTGGGGATGTACATCTGAATCAGATAGTAGCCCATTTGCCGTTCCAGGTGAAACTTTACCTCGATGCAGGTGAATTTCCCTGCAAGGAGAGAGGTGAGGTGTCAGGCCCCAGGTACCCAGCCTGTAGCTGAGCCTAAGGGGATTAGGACAGGATTAGGGCAGCCCTCTACTGACCAGCCTCTGGGCACCTCAGCTGGGCCAATGAATGAGCCTTTCATAATGGCCCCAGGTAGTGCCAGATGTATGTACTAAGGAAGCTCTCAGAGCGACCATCAAAGACTTGGCCTTTGGGTCCCAGCACTTTCATTTCCAGCAGAAGGCCTTTCACATGACCGCACAGCAAGAGCATAAGGAACAGGAGGGCTccagagtcagactgcctgggtttgaatcctgaaccttccactgtgtgactttgggcaaaacACCCAAGcattttgagcttcagtttccttgcctgtaaaaCAGAGTAGTGATACCAACTCCATCACCGGGCTATtggaaaaattaaacaagataatgtaTTTGAGGTGTTTGACACATAGGTAGCTGTtactattgttatcattattaacaAAGCAATTAGCTTAGACTCCACTTAGATCTCAGGGCCCATGCTTGTGCTTGCTAGTGCCCCAGAAGCTCTCTAGCAACAACAATTCACTGGGACAAACACTGCTTGTGTCTTAAGCAAGTGAGAAGAGCCGGATAGCAAACATCTGAAAACAGTGCCCAACAGAGACCAGCTCCAGACAGCGAGGAGCAGGTTCCCATAGAGCATCAGGCTGCAGCATTCTAGTCCACCAACAAAAAGTGCATTAGCCCAGGCACACCGACCAATGCTCCACCTCCTTTGCCAGCCTTCACTTTATGCTGCTTTCCGGGGCCCTAGGGCTGAGAAAATACTAGCTCAGATCTTCTCTCGGAAGCAGAGGCTCAGGATAATCCAAGCAAAAAGGAGAAGATGCATATATTGTTATTTGATTCTGGCCTAGGTCTAGTCTTATCAGGCCTACTTGATTCTTCAAAGCCAGTGATTTCGTCAATGACTGATTATGGCTTTGACACATTGTATGATGCTGTGACCTCTTACTGTTCCTTGAATCCACCTCACTTCATCCCACCCCAGGATTCTTGCCGTGACATGCCTTTATTAGgtacctatattttctttttttttttttgcaatagcagttttgtttttaattccaaaaTTAAAACTTGTTTAGTATAGAAAAAATGAGAAGTAGAGAAGGAATAATAATATTCATAAGCTTACATTAATCAAACCCCTACTAAGGGACCTGACTTTAtatactttatctcatttaatcctataGCAACTCTTTGGGGCAAGTAAAATTATCTCTCATATTACAGATAGGAATACGGTGGCATGAAGAGATTAAATTATGTTTCTCAAGGGCACTCAACTAGTAAATGATGGAGCCAGAATCCAAACTCAGCTCTATCTGCCTCCAAAGTTCTTGCTCTTATCTGTTGTATCACATTACTTTGGAGACATTCAGTGCTATTTCCACCCAAGGTTTTTAAATGCAtgcttttggtttgtttcttttaccATAGTACAATCTTTCTGTATTTATACCTCTGAATCTTACCTTTTTTCACTTGTACTTTCTCACATTGATATAAGCACCTCGTAACCATCCCTTTTAACGTCTGCATACTAGTCCACCAAGCAGACGCACATGTAATTTACTTAACCTCTGCCCTATCGGTGGATATTTAAAAcagttccaagtttttgctaatATAAACAGCCACCCAGGAGCCCCCTTGGGGTCTAAGGCCAATGCGgtattttggaatatttccatATAATACATTTCAAGGAGTAGGATTCCTGgataaataagtagaaaaacaattttagCTTCTAGACTAAAGTTTCTCAAAGCATGTTTGCTGGACCACCTGCACCACAATCCTCAGgatgcttgttaaaatgcagatttctaggCATCACTCCAAGTATAGGTAACCataatcagaatctctgagaggTAGAGCCCAGGAGTCAACATTTTAATAGACTCCCCAGGGGAATATAATGCACCCCAAAGTCTGAAAACCACTGATCTATATACAAATTGCCAACTTTTTTACTCCAAAAAGTTTATATCAATTTTCATTcccccttgcattttctaaattcaatggccttttcctcttcccactccccacacccccacatacatgcacacacatattcatGGGGCAGCACCCAAAACATATCAGCCCATGGAAAGGACCCGGGATCTCCCCTCTTCAGGTTGCTGCCTCTATTTCAGGGTCAGAGCTCCGCGCAGACAAATTGTCAGGGAAAATGTGGAGCCAGCAACTCTTAAGCTGCAGGGGGGCAGATGTTCAGCCTGGGAAAGCAGCCCTTCTCCACTTCTTAGCTGACATTTAACACCTGGGAAGTTCCTGAGAGCTGGCAGTGGTAGCAACAGTGGGAGGTGTGGACTGTAAGCTGGCCACTGACCTCAGGCCTGTTCCCTCTGGGTTCAGCATAGTCACTCCCTATTACCAGATGTGGATTCCCTGCTTTCACACAAAGTTGACCCCAGGAAAAGTGGGAAACTGTCCACCCACTGTCATTTGCTCTGCAGCATGCCACAGGAACAAGAACACGGACTTTGGAGTTAGAAGGCTTGGATTTAAATTCTAaatctgccatttactagctgtgtgacttggacaCTTGATTTAACTAACTTCTTAGAACCTCAGTTTTCCCTTTCTGAAAAATGGTATTTATAATTGCTGTCACAAATACATAAGTTATATGAAGCACCTGGCCCCACATCTGACATAGATTGAACCTTCGATAGAGGCCAGCTGCCTTGTCCCCTTGCCTCATATCTGAAGGTTCTCCTGTGGCTCACAGCCAATAAAGATCCTGGTTTTTACCTGTGTTGTAGTGCTTGGTACAATAGCCTAGATCCTTCTCATCCCGCAAGATAAACTGGGGCAGAGTCAGCCCCTCAGCCACTTGGACAGCAGGAGCATCTTCCAGCCACTCAAACACGAGGTCATTCATGGTGTAGCCAACTGAAAGTGACAGAGATGGCAGAGGGCTGCAGAGTGTGGGTGctgggtgggggtaggggtagTATCAGAACAGGCAGGAGAGAACAGGTAAGGAGTAAGCTCTGGGGTTTAGGAGCTTCATGCTCATCATGGAAAGGGAAACTTTTCTGGAGAGGGCCCATCCTGAGTGGGCAGGTAAATCAGGAAGATTACAGACTCCTCTCCTACCCTGTTCTCAAGCTTGAGAAAAGCCCAAAGATAAATTATTCTGGCAGACCTAGAAAGCAGGTCAAGAGGGTTGGAAAGATCCAGATGTCAAGGAACCCAGCTGGGAGCCTCCTGCCATATCTCAAACTGAGGGGAGTAAGCATGTGTACCGAACACATGTCTTAAGCTGAGCTAGCCTCAGAGCCAGGGCTTCTGCCACATCACCTCAGGGAGGAGACAGCTATTTATACCCTGCCAGTCATGCATGGGACAATGTGCATACCATAGATCCTAGCCAGGGCCTTGAGTTGGGGCAAATTTAAAGCTAATTTCTGAACATGCCAAGTTATTCACACATACATAGCAGTTCATGAGGGCTCATGCCACGTATATGACCATATTTGCAGATGTCAGGCAGAAATGGGAGCAGAAACACCAAGGCTCACAGACATCCAGTGTTGGGCCTTGACCCAGAGTAGCTCTGTGACTTTCGGTAAGTCGCTTccacttctgtaaaatgggaattatagtAGCTGCTCTCCTCACTTTTCAGTGTTGCCATGAAGGGATATTGAGTGCCTGGATGTGAAAGTGGTTTAAGAACTCTAAAGAGCTGACCACCTAGGACACATTCTATTCATCACAGTTATTTTGTGCTGGAAACAGCCTTATAAGCCTTCTTCTGTGAACATCTAGTGGATGGCTCCAGATCTAACAGTCTCCCCTGACCCAGGAGATGAGGAGGGAGTGGAAATAAGTGATGGCCCAACCTTGTCATCCTTGGTTCCTCTGCACTTTGGGCAGCCCCTCCAGGCTGGCACCCCTGCCACAGAGGAGCCCTTGGCTGACCTCTTCATTCTAGGCACTGTCTTGTGCCTAGAACTGTCATCTCCTGCCTCTCTACAAAGGTTATCTGTGCTTGTGGGGAATCAGGGCTCCACGAgtgcccccaccctgcccagtCTGGCATTTTTATAGGCATCTTCAATGTCTTAATTCAAGAGAAGTAAAGGTGGAACTACTTTAGGCACTGTGAGAGGGGACATACGTTTGGGCAGAGAAGATGTCGCTCAAATCGCCCCCCAAAACAGCACAAACACATTTGTGCGTAAGGCTGATGTCTTCCCGTTCCCCAGCCCCATGGAACAGCCAGATCAGCAAATAATGTGGGGATGAGAAATGCACTGGGCTAGGGGTTAGGGAGCCCTGGTTTCTAGTCTCATCTGTGCCAAGAATTGGCTGGGTGTGCTTGAGTAAGTTCTTCCCAACTCTGAGTGGCCCTTTTCCTGTCTGTGATGTCATGAGGTCGGGTTAACTGGCTGTTATTCCAGGCTCTCTGTGAGTCTATAGAGACACTTACAGCTCTCCAGCTGCATCGTGCAGGTCTGGATGTCCATGGGGAAGTTCTTGAGGTCCATTGGGCAGGACAAAATGAGGGTCAACCTAGTGGGGACAGTAAGAAAGAAGTGACATCGGCTTACTGGGGCCCATCACAGTGCAAGGgaaccctcctcccacccctcagtCTTCATCCAAATTCTTCCCCTTAACGCAAACTCTCCTGGCTATCCACCCGGTGCACCTGATGCTGTAGAGCACGTTCCCATTTTTGAAGATGCGCAGTAACTTGTTGTCTGTGGTCACCTCATGGAAGTTGGCCCCTTTCTCATTGGCAAAGAACAGGTCTGGCTTCCAGATAGAGTCCAGCATTGAGGGATCAAGGTCCAGAGAGTCATCAGGATATTCTCGGTAGGACAGGCGTGGGTCATTCCACTGTTGCCGCAAGAAGACATTCACCCGGTAGTCCTGGGAGGGTGCAGATATGGGCCCTTCAGAAACATTGCCATTCCCAGGGGCCCAGCAAGCCTGTAGGGGCAGGAGGGCCATGAGGAGGAATGTTGGGAACACATCTCAGGGGCAGTAGGCATTTTTCACTGGAGAAGGAGCCTTCCTTGGGCTGATATGGCAAAAGATGCCAGCTTGCTATCTGGTGGGCTCCTCCCACTCACACTAGGCTGGAAGTGGGGAGCAGGGAGATCCCTTACCATTGTGGTCTCGGTGACGGAGCTGAAACTGTTGATGAAGATGTTGCAGGTCACGTTCACGGGTGGGCCTGAGGGTAGCAAAGCACAGGCCATTGGCAGGGCATTCCAGGAGGCTGGGAGCAGCTTCCAGAACTCCTACCCTGAGCTGCAGGCCAGGGCACTGCTGGGAGAAATCAGTGCCAGATACACAGGCCCATGGGCAATGGGGTGAGGAGGCTCCTTCTGAGCTGTTAGaaccagccccagccctggaccTCCAGCCTCGTTTCCTTAGGGGAGGCAATAGGGGCTGGCTGGCTAGTGTGCTGCCAAAGGTGGTGGGAAGGGAGGGGTTTTTATAGGATGAAGATTTCTTACCTTTAAAATTGGGCCGAATCCTGGCATCATATCCAGATGTTCGCCCCATAAGTTTGTCTAGGAAATCAGAGGGGGACATGGGCTGGGACCCCTTGGTTCcagatttgacttcctcttttgccAAGGCCACCCTGGACAGGAGAGGTAAAAAAGTCTGAGGCCAGTTGTGTGCTGCACTTATCACAGACTCTCAGTTTCCATACCCCTCAGGCAGGAGGATAGAAGATGATGGGTCTCTGGGTGCCATTtgcaaaatgagaacaaaaatgcCATAAGTCAACATGGCAGCCTGCCCGTTAGTACTTGTAAAGCGTTTTCACAGACAGTAGATCTTCTTACCCTCCCAATTCTCAGTGAGATAGGGGTGAGGActgttcttcccattttacagatgagaaaactgaggcttcaaAAGGAAGAATGACTTGTTCAAAGTCTCAGAGCTAGTGACAGGGTCAGGACTCAAACCCTAGGCTGAGGCCTCATCCAGTGTTCTCTTTCTGAAGGTACTTGGAAAACACTCAGTGAGTGATGTCTTGCGGGAAATGATGTGGCTACTACAAAGTTTTGCCTGTCTAGCCTAGTCAAGGATGGGAAGGGCTCAAGGACAACTTGTATTTCTGAGAGTTGGCTTCAGTTGCTTGGGCTTTATGCTGGGCTGCTCAGGAAGTAGGACCCAGCTTCTGAAGAGGGAGTTTTGGCTTCTGGCATGTGCTCCAACAGGAAGCTAT from Nomascus leucogenys isolate Asia chromosome X, Asia_NLE_v1, whole genome shotgun sequence includes these protein-coding regions:
- the GLRA4 gene encoding glycine receptor subunit alpha-4; translation: MTTLVPATLTFLLLWTLPGQVLLRVALAKEEVKSGTKGSQPMSPSDFLDKLMGRTSGYDARIRPNFKGPPVNVTCNIFINSFSSVTETTMDYRVNVFLRQQWNDPRLSYREYPDDSLDLDPSMLDSIWKPDLFFANEKGANFHEVTTDNKLLRIFKNGNVLYSIRLTLILSCPMDLKNFPMDIQTCTMQLESFGYTMNDLVFEWLEDAPAVQVAEGLTLPQFILRDEKDLGYCTKHYNTGKFTCIEVKFHLERQMGYYLIQMYIPSLLIVILSWVSFWINMDAAPARVGLGITTVLTMTTQSSGSRASLPKVSYVKAIDIWMAVCLLFVFAALLEYAAVNFVSRQHKEFIRLRRRQRRQRMEEDIIQESRFYFRGYGLGHCLQEGDGGPVEGSGIYSPQPPAPLLREGETMRKLYVDRAKRIDTISRAVFPFTFLIFNIFYWVVYKVLQSEDIHQAL